From one Notolabrus celidotus isolate fNotCel1 chromosome 2, fNotCel1.pri, whole genome shotgun sequence genomic stretch:
- the si:dkey-183n20.15 gene encoding RING-HC_RNF170 domain-containing protein, which yields MTTCSTPATHLCSAQLRPECPPSDDPAAHLRSPISTLCTPEQSASCWSFQQDSCQSCPVCLQTASFPVQTNCGHLFCAPCLMAYWRHGSWLDAISCPLCRQKVSVLCHLFKESRSDRQSKEVLVEISDYNKRYSGAPRRITDYLCDAPLLLQVLVRGLGTMGGLVWLFLFRVALCCVGTVVSISSPPLDPASSAGSPLETDPSLCGLLGVLDDLVVVILLLICVININQQMAPDTEEQSGDTAS from the exons ATGACGACCTGTTCTACACCTGCAACGCACCTATGCAGCGCACAACTAAG GCCGGAGTGTCCGCCCTCTGATGATCCTGCAGCTCACCTGAGGTCACCCATATCTACTCTGtgcacacctgagcagtcagcgTCATGTTGGAGCTTCCAGCAG GACTCGTGTCAGTCGTGTCCAGTTTGCCTGCAGACCGCCAGCTTCCCCGTCCAGACCAACTGTGGTCACCTGTTTTGTG CTCCGTGTCTGATGGCGTACTGGAGACACGGGTCCTGGCTGGATGCCAtcagctgtcctctctgcagacagaag gtcAGCGTGTTGTGTCATCTTTTCAAAGAGAGTCGATCAGACCGTCAGTCAAAAGAAGTTCTTGTGGAAATCAGCGACTACAACAAACGTTACTCTGGAGCTCCGAGGAGG ATAACAGACTACCTGTGTGACGCCcccctcctgctgcaggtgctggTCCGGGGTCTGGGCACGATGGGAGGACTGGTGTGGCTGTTTTTGTTCAGGGTGGCTCTGTGCTGCGTAGGGACGGTGGTGTccatctcctcccctcctctggaCCCTGCCTCCTCAGCTGGATCCCCTCTGGAGACTGACCCCTCCCTCTGTGGACTGCTGGGGGTCCTGGATGACCTTGTGGTGGTCATCCTGCTCCTCATCTGTGTTATCAACATCAACCAGCAGATGGCGCCAGACACAGAAGAGCAGTCAGGGGACACTGCGAGCTAA
- the hook1 gene encoding protein Hook homolog 1 isoform X2 — MGLFTCSEVEVELELELQTFNTPAPCRTVEELTTGAGISQALHQIDPAWFSDAWLGRIKADVEDNLRLKINNLKKILQMVMDYYNEVLTQDISDFPLPDLTLVAEHSDPVEMGRLLQLVLGCAVNCERKQEYVQIIMTLEESVQHVVMTAIQELMSKDSTSPFAAERSGDLEQQLKKALEDLSELTAEKEALNQRCEELDMQVAVLQEERNSLLAENDVLTDRANQLDTFDDPSTPSGRKHSQLQQQVEALQEENFRLEAAKDDYRIHCEDLEKQLIEVQHRNDDLTSLAEESRALKDELDVLRNCSDRVVMLEASVETYKRKLENLGDLKRQVKLLEENNMTYMQNTVSLEEELRKANAARAQLETYKRQVQELHKKMSEETRRADNLAYEMKKLEEKHELVMKEKERIIIERDSLKEINDEMHCSQAQENQLSKAGMLPSSSPSHDNLAAELIPVEYREKFMRLQHENKMLRVQQEECEREKIAALQSDLEEAHRSRSELETENRLSRERNTELQLQVEDLQRALQSQASKPDDSNLKRKLDAHMVQLNEAQDEIMKKKELLEDLQPDNTQNSLKLDELTAALKKKDDDMRAMEERYKMYLEKARNVIRALDPKLNPATAEIQALKNQVADRDKQILNLERQCEQARLREYEEKMIVTAWYNKSLNFQKLAIESRLGGCSSSMMTPGPSFLSQQRQVSNAPRRALSISVPTSK; from the exons ATGGGGCTGTTTACCTGTtcggaggtggaggtggagctggagctggag CTGCAGACCTTCAACACGCCCGCCCCCTGCAGGACAGTGGAGGAACTGACCACCGGAGCAGGGATATCACAGGCCCTGCATCAGAT AGACCCTGCCTGGTTCAGCGATGCATGGCTCGGTCGTATCAAAGCTGATGTGGAGGATAACTTGAGACTGAAG ATCAACAACCTGAAGAAGATCCTCCAGATGGTGATGGATTATTATAACGAG GTCTTGACACAGGACATTTCAGACTTCCCTCTCCCAGACCTGACCCTGGTGGCGGAGCACTCAGACccggtggagatggggaggctGCTGCAGCTCGTGCTGGGCTGTGCTGTTAACTGTGAGAGGAAACAAG AGTACGTTCAGATCATCATGACGCTGGAGGAGTCCGTGCAGCACGTCGTCATGACCGCCATCCAGGAG CTCATGAGTAAAGACTCCACCAGTCCGTTTGCAGCAGAGCGCTCAGGAGACTTGGAGCAGCAG CTGAAGAAAGCCCTGGAGGATCTCTCTGAACTGACGGCAGAAAAAGAAGCTTTAAATCAGCGCTGTGAGGAGCTTGACATGCAg GTGGCTGTTCTTCAGGAAGAGAGGAACAGCCTTCTGGCAGAGAACGACGTCCTGACAGACCGAGCCAATCAGCTGGACACGTTTGACGACCCGAGCACGCCATCAGGACGAAAACACagccagctgcagcagcaggtggaggctctgcaggaggagaactTTAG ACTGGAAGCAGCTAAAGACGACTACAGGATCCACTGTGAGGACCTGGAGAAACAGCTGATCGAGGTTCAGCACAGAAACGATGATCTGACCAGTCTGGCTGAAGAATCTCGAGCCCTGAAAGACGAGCTGGACGTTCTGAG GAACTGTTCGGACCGAGTGGTGATGCTGGAGGCCTCGGTGGAGACGTACAAACGTAAACTGGAGAATCTGGGAGACCTGAAGAGGCaggtgaagctgctggaggagaacaACATGACCTACATGCAGAACACTGTTAGCCTGGAGGAGGAGCTGCGTAAAGCTAACGCCGCCCGTGCTCAGCTCGAGACCTACAAGAGACAG GTCCAGGAGCTGCACAAGAAGATGTCTGAGGAGACGAGGCGAGCAGATAATCTGGCGTACGAGATGAAGAAGTTGGAGGAGAAGCACGAGTTGGTGATGAAGGAGAAAGAG agGATCATCATCGAGAGAGACTCCCTGAAGGAGATCAACGATGAGATGCACTGCTCTCAGGCTCAAGAGAACCAGCTCTCCAAAGCAG GGATGCTTCCCTCGAGCAGCCCGAGCCACGACAACCTGGCAGCTGAATTAATCCCAGTGGAGTACAG aGAGAAGTTCATGCGGCTGCAGCATGAGAACAAGATGCTGCGCGTGCAGCAGGAGGAGTGTGAGCGGGAGAAGATCGCCGCCCTGCAGTCCGACCTGGAGGAGGCTCACAGGAGCCGCAGCGAGCTGGAAACAGAGAACAG GTTGAGTCGAGAGAGAAACACggagctgcagctgcaggtCGAAGATCTTCAGAGAGCTCTGCAGAGCCAGGCCTCCAAACCCGATGAT TCGAACCTGAAGAGGAAACTTGATGCTCACAT ggtTCAGCTGAACGAGGCTCAGGATGAAATCATGAAGAAGAAAGAGCTGCTGGAAGACCTGCAACCTGACAACACACAGaact cgcTGAAGCTGGACGAGCTGACGGCGGCGCTGAAGAAAAAAGACGACGACATGCGAGCAATGGAGGAGAGATATAAGATGTACCTTGAGAAAGCTCGAAAT gtgATCCGAGCTCTGGATCCAAAGCTGAATCCGGCCACAGCGGAGATTCAGGCTCTGAAGAATCAGGTAGCAGACCGAGACAAACAGATCCTGAACCTGGAG CGTCAGTGTGAGCAGGCACGACTCAGAGAGTACGAGGAGAAGATGATcgtcacagcctggtacaacaaG
- the aasdh gene encoding beta-alanine-activating enzyme — MNMAVRTLQDLVSAAASLHADRAAVTYDSGSLSWTPESLRYGELVDLAAELTADLRETCSDNNGMIGLFCCSDLFIPVWILGILQTPAAYVPLDPESPGLLSARVMNQCGLKYCAVKTDMLQRFQETLFKHVSVEVCAELPKFKVSVVQLKMQPDPKEVSGLKQSRDRTAEGAAAALKEAGHADLAYVLHTSGTTGVPKTVRVPHRCILPNILHLRSLFQMSEEDVVFLASPLTFDPSVVDLFLALSSGAQLLIVSSVMKKMPRRLAQLLFTRQKTTVLQVTPTLLVRFGEQVLRQEVLSSFSSLRVLALGGEACPSLALLRSWKHEGNKTRIYNIYGITEVSCWACVYEVPESHLHPHSLASSSVPLGTPLMDTSVEVRDEVGHVVTEGEGQVFIGGEERVCLLDDEDVVVPGTKRATGDWVNVKDKQLFYLGRRDRMIKRNGKRVNLENLQQLIQSLPEVEACAVCLHKASRLLAFVVASTSGEQTSASEQEPVGQSHQDQTRLPSPAEQTSDLSRRILDRLSLLVPSHSVPDTLVLVPALSLTHHGKVDLDALKKMYQKQRRSSGSSFRDFTKLKRNLESLWKETLGLPEDEPVEEDSNFLLSGGDSLKALLLCEDVLAAAGGASPELLEVILDGSFSEVLQHVERMTATLPHKSETSPLSDAKKRPAGAPSAAPAKRGHTERRQEERRGFRVLRRAGAVMESKHPETDVNSEEEGALELSLSWSSDTGRCVDASPVLLVTDTKTTVFIGSHSHRIQALDLTTGSLLWERVLGDRIEASAAVSRCGSLVVIGCYDGCVYFLCAASGETRWVYKTGDAVKSCPAVDPVTGSVMVGSHDGHVYALNPEVEQCMWRRHSGGGAVFSSPYLLSSLRRLYVASLGGQLLCLSADSGEVLWSLCRDVPFFSSPNGSSGQVMIGSVDGNICCFSEEGKLVWTFQTGAPVFSSPCVTPDQQSVLCGSHDGRLYCLNQTDGSLVWTFQTTGKVYSSPCVFDGSVLGLRRALVAVASTDGAVWILDGHDGRMLTKFTLQGELFSSPVVCGRYLVLGCRNDFVYCLKLSLKEENKLVL, encoded by the exons ATGAA CATGGCGGTTCGGACTCTGCAGGACCTGGTCTCCGCCGCCGCCTCTCTGCACGCCGACCGGGCAGCTGTGACTTATGACAGCGGGTCGTTGTCCTGGACCCCGGAGTCCCTGCGGTACGGGGAGCTGGTGGATCTGGCTGCGGAGCTGACTGCGGACCTACGGGAGACCTGCTCTGACAATAACGGCATGATTGGGCTGTTCTGTTGCAGTGATCTGTTCATACCTGTGTGGATTCTGGG GATCCTGCAGACCCCTGCAGCCTACGTCCCCCTGGACCCTGAAAGTCCAGGCCTCCTCTCTGCCAGAGTCATGAACCAATGTGGCCTCAAGTACTGTGCTGTGAAGACTGACATGCTGCAG CGGTTCCAggagactcttttcaaacaCGTCTCTGTGGAAGTCTGTGCTGAGCTGCCTAAGTTTAAAGTTTCAGTGGTGCAACTCAAGATGCAGCCGGACCCTAAGGAGGTATCTGGactgaagcagagcagagatcggacagcagagggcgctgctGCTGCGCTGAAAGAGGCTGGCCATGCAGACTTGGCGTATGTGCTGCACACGTCTGGAACCACTGGAGTCCCAAAGACTGTGAGGGTACCACACAGGTGTATCCTCCCCAACATCCTGCACCTGAG GTCTTTGTTTCAGATGAGTGAAGAGGACGTGGTTTTCCTTGCCTCGCCTTTAACCTTTGACCCCTCTGTGGTGGACTTGTTCCTGGCTTTGTCCTCGGGTGCTCAGCTCCTCATCGTCTCCTCTGTGATGAAGAAGATGCCTCGTCGTCTGGCTCAGCTGCTGTTCACCCGTCAGAAGACGACAGTCCTCCAG gtcactCCGACGCTCCTCGTCCGCTTCGGGGAGCAAGTCCTCAGACAGGAAGTGCTGTCGTCCTTCTCCTCGCTGCGGGTGCTCGCTCTGGGAGGAGAGGCCTGCCCCTCTCTGGCTCTGCTGAGGAGCTGGAAGCACGAGGGGAACAAAACCAGGATCTACAACATCTACGGCATTACTGAAGTTTCCTGCTGGGCCTGTGTTTATGAAGTACCTGAGTCTCACCTGCACCCACACAGCCT TGCTTCATCCTCTGTGCCTCTCGGGACTCCTCTGATGGACACGTCGGTCGAGGTCAGAGATGAAGTCGGCCATGTTGTTACAGAGGGAGAAGGACAGGTGTTCATAG GTGGGGAGGAGAGGGTGTGTCTCCTGGATGACGAAGACGTTGTTGTTCCCGGGACGAAGAGAGCAACCGGAGACTGGGTGAACGTTAAAGACAAACAGCTGTTCTACCTGGGACGCAGAGACCGGATGATTAAACGCAACGGGAAACGTGTGAACCTGGAAAACCTGCAGCAG CTCATACAGAGTCTTCCTGAAGTGGAGGCGTGTGCCGTGTGTTTGCACAAAGCTTCTCGTCTGCTTGCCTTCGTCGTTGCATCCACATCTGGAGAGCAGACATCAGCGTCTGAGCAGGAACCCGTGGGACAGAGTCACCAGGATCAGACACGCCTCCCATCTCCTGCAGAGCAGACCAGTGACCTGAGTAGGCGGATTCTGGACCGGCTGTCTCTACTGGTCCCATCTCACAGTGTTCCTGACACGCTGGTCCTGGTCCCAGCTTTGAGTCTGACTCATCACG GTAAAGTAGACCTGGATGCCCTCAAGAAAATGTACCAGAAACAGAGACGAAGTTCAGGTTCTTCATTCAGAGACTTCACCAAACTAAAGCGAAATCTTGAGTCTTTATGGAAG GAAACTCTCGGCCTGCCTGAAGATGAACCCGTCGAGGAGGACTCAAACTTCCTGCTGAGTGGAGGAGACTctctgaaggctctgctcctctgtgagGACGTCCTCGCCGCTGCAGGAGGAGCCTCACCGGAGCTGCTGGAGGTCATACTTGATGGGAGTTTCTCTGAAGTCCTGCAGCATGTGGAGAGGATGACGGCGACGCTGCCACACAAGAGTGAGACATCACCACTGTCTGATGCGAAGAAACGACCTGCTGGAGCTCCCTCTGCAGCGCCAGCGaagagaggacacacagagcGGCGGCAGGAGGAGAGACGAGGGTTCAGAGTGTTGAGACGagccggtgctgtgatggagagCAAACATCCAGAGACAGATGTGAActctgaggaggagggagcTCTGGAGCTCAGTCTGAGCTGGTCCTCAGACACGGGCCGGTGTGTGGACGCCTCCCCGGTGCTCCTAGTGACAGACACAAAAACCACCGTGTTCATCGGCTCCCACTCCCACAGGATCCAGGCGTTAGACCTGACCACAGGGAGCCTCCTGTGGGAGCGAGTCCTCGGGGACAGAATTGAAGCCTCGGCTGCTGTGTCTCGTTGCGGAAGCCTCGTGGTCATCG GTTGCTATGACGGCTGCGTGTACTTCCTGTGCGCTGCGTCCGGAGAGACTCGCTGGGTATATAAGACGGGGGACGCTGTGAAGAGCTGTCCTGCTGTGGACCCCGTCACGGGTTCAGTGATGGTGGGATCACATGACGGACACGTTTACGCCCTGAACCCAGAG gtGGAGCAGTGTATGTGGAGGCGTCACTCTGGAGGTGGAGCTGTGTTCTCCTCCCCGTACCTCCTCTCCTCGCTCAGACGGCTGTACGTGGCGTCACTGGGAGGTCAGCTGCTGTGCCTCAGCGCG gACAGCGGGGAGGTGCTGTGGTCGCTCTGCAGAGACGTCCCTTTCTTCTCGTCACCAAACGGCTCCTCGGGTCAGGTTATGATCGGCTCGGTGGACGGGAACATCTGCTGCTTCAGTGAGGAGGGGAAACTG gtttggaCGTTTCAAACCGGCGCGCCCGTCTTCTCGTCTCCGTGTGTCACTCCGGATCAGCAGAGCGTCCTCTGTGGGTCACACGACGGCCGTCTGTACTGTCTGAACCAAACAGACGGCTCTTTAGTTTGGACTTTCCAGACCACGGGGAAGGTTTACTCCAGCCCCTGCGTGTTTGACGGCTCTGTGCTGGGTCTGAGGCGGGCGCTGGTGGCTGTGGCCTCCACGGACGGTGCAGTGTGGATCCTGGACGGGCACGATGGACGGATGCTGACTAAGTTCACTCTCCAGGGGGAGCTGTTCTCATCCCCTGTGGTGTGTGGACGGTATCTGGTCCTCGGGTGTCGTAATGACTTTGTGTATTGTTTAAAGCTGTCTctaaaagaggagaataaactGGTTTTATAA
- the LOC117827913 gene encoding uncharacterized protein LOC117827913: MDELFQKQLAENGLIYKRSLDRIIEKYSKIPNPDQGREVDLCTIKDKDFERYMRKTKVELDELESQRLKETRDESMSVQDISGDSQLDFMQQSSGADESCVSSFSNTLVSVQSDCEASGVSEAELQPEDLDQELEMTLRSNDSLAELYPSMISRIGRAVQRHTVSEAADNVLRRYRRWRQQPNRSFNSSNSFTSTRSKTSPQKRSSKEDSQSPVKRADQQDWHQQSPVRGRPIIVMDLSSPSRILKPKKIPVNQTFDMCLDESQHGEQPSVYSVSPSRSSYQSPKAPSDMSLRARRLFNAAQSQQIDGYSAYASQTTKERPDLYGSPVRQSPTKYLLMRSLSQSPRSSSRSPKLHPAESCSREPTRSRSESVCLSSPQRRTPQPLRTMCPQDWSPSFRLQQLAPRSASAAEPRHRRRHLSFDSSQASRPEFYSPKKLDEDFIKLYHKFVCQNKSSYFTGLPCRFCARSSEASRGHTSSSLAALALSPHRSVLRKRHRELSPESRLRSKRYRESCPSGLSASGAERQYDGCSLSPGKHIMFQRFSSQQRAAEHHQDAWMSRSQHRPAAESSRPGSSYERSAAGGSPRKWW, encoded by the exons ATGGACGAGTTATTTCAGAAACAACTGGCAGAAAACGGCCTGATCTACAAAAGGTCTCTGGATCGGATCATAGAGAAG TACTCAAAGATCCCAAACCCCGACCAGGGCAGAGAGGTGGACCTCTGCACCATCAAAGATAAAG ATTTTGAACGATACATGAGGAAGACCAAAGTAGAGCTGGACGAGTTGGAGTCTCAG AGACTGAAAGAGACGAGAGACGAGTCCATGAGCG TGCAAGACATCTCAGGAGACTCTCAG CTGGACTTCATGCAGCAGAGCAGCGGAGCTGATGAAAGCTGTGTTTCCAGCTTTTCCAACACACTCGTCTCTGTGCAGAGTGACT GTGAGGCTTCAGGCGTCTCTGAGGCCGAGCTGCAGCCTGAGGACCTGGACCAGGAGCTGGAGATGACCCTGAGGAGCAACGACTCCTTGGCAGAGCTCTACCCGAGCATGATCAGCCGGATAGGGCGCGCAGTGCAACGGCACACCGTCTCCGAGGCCGCTGACAATGTGCTGAGGAGGTACCGCCGCTGGAGGCAGCAGCCCAACAGAAGCTTCAACTCCAGCAACAGCTTCACCTCCACCCGGAGCAAGACCAGCCCACAGAAGAGGAGCAGCAAGGAGGACTCTCAGAGTCCTGTGAAGAGAGCAGATCAGCAGGACTGGCATCAGCAGTCACCTGTGAGGGGGAGGCCCATAATCGTCATGGACCTCTCTAGTCCCTCTAGGATCCTCAAACCTAAGAAGATCCCCGTGAACCAGACCTTTGATATGTGTTTGGATGAGTCCCAGCATGGAGAGCAGCCGTCTGTGTACTCTGTCAGTCCTTCACGGTCTTCATACCAGTCTCCTAAAGCCCCCTCCGACATGTCTCTGAGGGCCAGGAGGCTTTTTAACGCtgcacagtctcagcagatcgATGGGTACTCAGCGTACGCATCACAGACCACTAAAGAGAGACCGGACCTCTACGGCTCCCCGGTCCGGCAGAGTCCCACAAAGTACCTGCTGATGAGGAGCCTGAGTCAATCCCCTCGCTCTTCCTCCAGGAGCCCAAAACTGCACCCTGCTGAGAGCTGCTCCAGAGAGCCCACGAGGTCCAGATCAGAGTCCGTGTGTCTGTCCTCCCCTCAGAGAAGAACCCCTCAGCCCCTGAGGACCATGTGCCCTCAGGACTGGAGTCCGTCCTTCCGTCTGCAGCAGCTTGCACCCCGCTCGGCCTCAGCAGCAGAGCCTCGCCACAGACGGCGTCACCTGTCTTTTGATTCCTCCCAGGCATCCAGACCCGAGTTCTACTCCCCGAAGAAGCTGGACGAGGACTTTATAAAGCTCTACCACAAGTTTGTCTGCCAGAACAAGTCCTCTTACTTCACGGGGCTCCCCTGCCGGTTCTGTGCTCGGAGCTCTGAGGCGAGCAGAGgccacacctcctcctctctggcaGCCCTCGCCTTGTCGCCTCACCGCTCTGTCCTGAGGAAACGCCACAGAGAGTTAAGTCCTGAGAGCCGCCTCCGGTCCAAACGCTACAGGGAGTCCTGCCCATCTGGTCTGTCTGCTTCGGGAGCTGAGCGGCAATATGACGGTTGCTCCCTCAGCCCCGGTAAACACATCATGTTTCAGAGGTTCAGCAGTCAGCAGCGAGCAGCGGAGCATCATCAGGACGCCTGGATGAGCCGGAGCCAGCACAGACCTGCAGCAGAGTCCTCAAGACCAG GAAGTTCATACGAGAGGAGTGCTGCCGGTGGCTCCCCCAG GAAGTGGTGGTGA
- the hook1 gene encoding protein Hook homolog 1 isoform X1: MEHAGDNTSALTDSLILWLQTFNTPAPCRTVEELTTGAGISQALHQIDPAWFSDAWLGRIKADVEDNLRLKINNLKKILQMVMDYYNEVLTQDISDFPLPDLTLVAEHSDPVEMGRLLQLVLGCAVNCERKQEYVQIIMTLEESVQHVVMTAIQELMSKDSTSPFAAERSGDLEQQLKKALEDLSELTAEKEALNQRCEELDMQVAVLQEERNSLLAENDVLTDRANQLDTFDDPSTPSGRKHSQLQQQVEALQEENFRLEAAKDDYRIHCEDLEKQLIEVQHRNDDLTSLAEESRALKDELDVLRNCSDRVVMLEASVETYKRKLENLGDLKRQVKLLEENNMTYMQNTVSLEEELRKANAARAQLETYKRQVQELHKKMSEETRRADNLAYEMKKLEEKHELVMKEKERIIIERDSLKEINDEMHCSQAQENQLSKAGMLPSSSPSHDNLAAELIPVEYREKFMRLQHENKMLRVQQEECEREKIAALQSDLEEAHRSRSELETENRLSRERNTELQLQVEDLQRALQSQASKPDDSNLKRKLDAHMVQLNEAQDEIMKKKELLEDLQPDNTQNSLKLDELTAALKKKDDDMRAMEERYKMYLEKARNVIRALDPKLNPATAEIQALKNQVADRDKQILNLERQCEQARLREYEEKMIVTAWYNKSLNFQKLAIESRLGGCSSSMMTPGPSFLSQQRQVSNAPRRALSISVPTSK; the protein is encoded by the exons ATGGAGCACGCGGGGGATAATACATCCGCCCTGACCGACAGCCTGATCCTCTGG CTGCAGACCTTCAACACGCCCGCCCCCTGCAGGACAGTGGAGGAACTGACCACCGGAGCAGGGATATCACAGGCCCTGCATCAGAT AGACCCTGCCTGGTTCAGCGATGCATGGCTCGGTCGTATCAAAGCTGATGTGGAGGATAACTTGAGACTGAAG ATCAACAACCTGAAGAAGATCCTCCAGATGGTGATGGATTATTATAACGAG GTCTTGACACAGGACATTTCAGACTTCCCTCTCCCAGACCTGACCCTGGTGGCGGAGCACTCAGACccggtggagatggggaggctGCTGCAGCTCGTGCTGGGCTGTGCTGTTAACTGTGAGAGGAAACAAG AGTACGTTCAGATCATCATGACGCTGGAGGAGTCCGTGCAGCACGTCGTCATGACCGCCATCCAGGAG CTCATGAGTAAAGACTCCACCAGTCCGTTTGCAGCAGAGCGCTCAGGAGACTTGGAGCAGCAG CTGAAGAAAGCCCTGGAGGATCTCTCTGAACTGACGGCAGAAAAAGAAGCTTTAAATCAGCGCTGTGAGGAGCTTGACATGCAg GTGGCTGTTCTTCAGGAAGAGAGGAACAGCCTTCTGGCAGAGAACGACGTCCTGACAGACCGAGCCAATCAGCTGGACACGTTTGACGACCCGAGCACGCCATCAGGACGAAAACACagccagctgcagcagcaggtggaggctctgcaggaggagaactTTAG ACTGGAAGCAGCTAAAGACGACTACAGGATCCACTGTGAGGACCTGGAGAAACAGCTGATCGAGGTTCAGCACAGAAACGATGATCTGACCAGTCTGGCTGAAGAATCTCGAGCCCTGAAAGACGAGCTGGACGTTCTGAG GAACTGTTCGGACCGAGTGGTGATGCTGGAGGCCTCGGTGGAGACGTACAAACGTAAACTGGAGAATCTGGGAGACCTGAAGAGGCaggtgaagctgctggaggagaacaACATGACCTACATGCAGAACACTGTTAGCCTGGAGGAGGAGCTGCGTAAAGCTAACGCCGCCCGTGCTCAGCTCGAGACCTACAAGAGACAG GTCCAGGAGCTGCACAAGAAGATGTCTGAGGAGACGAGGCGAGCAGATAATCTGGCGTACGAGATGAAGAAGTTGGAGGAGAAGCACGAGTTGGTGATGAAGGAGAAAGAG agGATCATCATCGAGAGAGACTCCCTGAAGGAGATCAACGATGAGATGCACTGCTCTCAGGCTCAAGAGAACCAGCTCTCCAAAGCAG GGATGCTTCCCTCGAGCAGCCCGAGCCACGACAACCTGGCAGCTGAATTAATCCCAGTGGAGTACAG aGAGAAGTTCATGCGGCTGCAGCATGAGAACAAGATGCTGCGCGTGCAGCAGGAGGAGTGTGAGCGGGAGAAGATCGCCGCCCTGCAGTCCGACCTGGAGGAGGCTCACAGGAGCCGCAGCGAGCTGGAAACAGAGAACAG GTTGAGTCGAGAGAGAAACACggagctgcagctgcaggtCGAAGATCTTCAGAGAGCTCTGCAGAGCCAGGCCTCCAAACCCGATGAT TCGAACCTGAAGAGGAAACTTGATGCTCACAT ggtTCAGCTGAACGAGGCTCAGGATGAAATCATGAAGAAGAAAGAGCTGCTGGAAGACCTGCAACCTGACAACACACAGaact cgcTGAAGCTGGACGAGCTGACGGCGGCGCTGAAGAAAAAAGACGACGACATGCGAGCAATGGAGGAGAGATATAAGATGTACCTTGAGAAAGCTCGAAAT gtgATCCGAGCTCTGGATCCAAAGCTGAATCCGGCCACAGCGGAGATTCAGGCTCTGAAGAATCAGGTAGCAGACCGAGACAAACAGATCCTGAACCTGGAG CGTCAGTGTGAGCAGGCACGACTCAGAGAGTACGAGGAGAAGATGATcgtcacagcctggtacaacaaG